The following nucleotide sequence is from Vanrija pseudolonga chromosome 4, complete sequence.
TTGAAAACACATGGCACAGTTCTCTGTAACCGCGTCCCCGCGGTCGTCCGGCGCGTCCGGGCTAaaacgcgtcggcgagctcgctgcaCACGAGGTACATAGGGAGGGGGCATGACGGAATGTAGATCTCTGTAGACGTCGAGTGCATGACTGACTCCTCAATGTCAACAGTCAGTCTGTGAGGCGGCTTCGTGTGATGAGCGCCTGCACTCGGCTCAACGGGCCTCCTTCATCACTACCATGATGGTTCACAACTTGCTACCCCTCTGACCTGCCTCGTTAATGCACCCCGCGTTGTCATGTACACCACTTATCCACATGCATAGGCAGAAACACGGTCACTGTAACAACGATAACATTCTCGGTTGATAAGCCTAACCTGGCCACGTGGCAAATGTCGTGTAAATTTCACCCGCCCAGATTTCAGAAGTCTCAAGTGGAGGTGAGGAAGTTTCAACCTCTCGGAACAAGGAGAACCAGACCACCATCTCACTCGTCCAGACTCACATCTCTCAACAGCGTCGTGATGGACTTTCAGCGCACCGCGGAGCTCCCGCAGGCGCCACGAGCGACCTCGTCAATCAACCCCCACTCGCGGCACTTTCACTCGTTCCGGCACCCGCTGTTCATCAAGCAGGTCGCCCCCGTGACCCACATCCACTTCAGCCCAGCCAAGCCACACCGGTATGCCGTCaccacgtcgacgcgcgtgctcgtgtACGCGCCCAAGACGGGCAAGGTGGTCAAGACGGTGACGCGGTTCAAGGACGTTGCGAGGAGCGGAGAGTTTAGgaaggacggcaagctcatggtcgcgggcggcgacgacggcctcgtccagGTGTTTgacgtcgcgtcgcgtgCCGTGCTGAGGACGTTCAAGGAGCACAACCAGTGAGTCGGCAGGTAAAGGTGTTTCTGACCCCAGACCGGTTCACGTCGCGCACTTCTCGCCACACTCGGGCCAGGTGCTCTCCGGCTCGGACGACAAGACGGTCAAGCTGTGGGATGTCTCGACGCAGTCTTGCCTCGCAACATTGGAAGGGCACACGGATTACGTGCGCGCTGCGGTGTTCACAGAACCTCATACGATTCTTTCCTCGTCTTACGACTCGACAGTACGGCTATGGGACGTGCGTGCGCCGCCACATGCGAGCAACACCATGACGATGAGGcatggcggcgcgccagtcgaggacgtcgcggcgTTCCCTTCGGGCGGCGTTGCGCTGTCGGTCGGCGGACCCATCCTGCGTGTTTGGGACCTGGCGATGGGCAAGTGCGTGCGGGCGCTCTCCAACCACCAGAAGACGATCACGTCGATCGCGTTTGACGGGACGTACGGGCGTGTCCTCACCGGTGGCCTCGACATGATGGTCAAGGCGTACGACGTCGAGTCGTGGAAGGTGGTCCACACTATGCGGTATCCCGCCCCGattctcgccctcgccgtgtCGCCTGACGACACGCACATTGCAGCAGGCATGACGGACGGTACCTTGTCcgtgcgacgacgagacccCAAGGCGTCAGAGGCAgctgccgaggagaagaagcaggCCGCGatcgcgggcggcgcgtacgaGTACTTTGCCGACATGGAGGCCGTGTTTGGCCGTGGTCacgtcaaggccaagggcgcgGCCCTGCCTCCTGTCGTTGGACCCGCAGACGAGATCCGCATCGAGACGCGCAGGAGGGAGAAGCTGCGCGAGTTTGACAGGTATCTCAAGGCGTTCAAGTATAGTGCGGCACTGGACGCGGCGTTGAAAAAGGTGTGTATCTGGCAGATGTGCGCGgagctgacacacccagaCGGTCCGCCCAACAACGACCTTTGCGCTCATTCACGAGCTGGTGCAGCGGGATGCCCTGCGCGTCGCCCTGAcaggccgcgacgacgtcacACTGGAGCCTGTGCTCGCCTTCCTGGCCCGGCATGTGACCGACCCGCGGTtcggcgagtcggcggcggacgTTGTCGGCGTGCTGGTGGACATTTACGCGGCGCAGCTGGGCCATTCGCCGCTGGTGGACGAGCTTCTCGCCAAGATGCACACGAGCgtggagcgcgagctcgggtTCCAGCGTGAGCTGGTcaagctgcgcggcgcgctggatATGACACTGGCGCAGGCTGCCATGAGCCGGTTGAGCTAGATAGGGATGGATGTATTAGTAGTGCATTGAGTGGTGCGGTGCAGAAGCAAGATGCTGAGAGGAGAGTACATGCGTACAGATACAATGCTGGGGAAAATGATGGCGCGCGCAGGTTAGACGAAGAGAcgtccgacgccgagaccgaggaacactgtcgtcagcgccgccggcacgggCACGGCACCCACCAACACCGATCGCGGCTTGCACCTTGCTAGCGAAGACCGGTGATCCAGGAGGACGCACGCGTGCAAAGGCGCCTCCCTGCGCGGCAGTGTAGAGCGCGTatgcgccgacgcccgtgAACGCTGCTGCGCCAGTGAGGCGGCACTCGCTGAGCTGTGTGAGCTGGGCCTCGGAGACAGACAAAGCAGCTTACATGCAGTCCTTCCACTCCGCGCGTTccggctgcgccgccttgggtactggctcgtcgtcgctccgcGTGGCTTGTGTGGGTTGCGACATGGCGAAGAGTGTGGATGAGAGCGACTGgacagcgccggcgtcgctcaAGATTTCGATTTCGGTGGAGGGAggcaccgacggcggcaacaactCGATTCAACATTTCGCAGTGACCACCCCACTCAACCCAAGAGTGACATCTTTGCGCTCTTGTTGTtccccacaccaccaccaccatgtcgacCCTCCTTGACccccgcgcgtcgcggcgcgtcgacacgCAGGACTTTAGCGCTGTTATCCTTGTCGGCTATGGCGAGAAGTgagtgcgcgcggcgtgggtgcgcggcgcgctctcgACCACCTGCTCACGCCCCCCAGCCTCTACCCGTTGAACGAGGGCACCAACGTCCTCTCCAAGGCGCTCATGCCGGTGGGCAACGTGCCGATCATCAACATTGTGCTCGACTGGGTCTTTGCCGGCGGTCTGACGGGTGAGTCGGAGCGCAGggatgagcgcgagcaccGAGTGGGGAAGAGTCGACGACCGGCTCACTTGCTCGCGCTCGGACGGCACGCCGTGCCGGCTCTACCTACAcagccgctgacaccccgcaGACATCCTCATCATCGTGCCTCCCACAGCTGAGGCCGCAATCTCCGAGTACCTCGCCCAGACGTACTCGTCCTTCTCGCACCCCCGCGCGCACATCACGCTCAAGAGCTacacggacggcgaggacgacgacgagcaggacggcgaggaggagagagCTGGGACTGCGCGTATCCTGAGGCGGTTCAGGTCGCTGATCAAGGTGAGTCCGAGTCTGGgacggggtcgaggcggcggggagggcgcggcgagggtgtCCGAGAGGTGACGGACTCGCACCTCACGCTCACTCGCCTCCACCCTctccacacacacccacacacaaaCACTGACCCGTGCTCTCCAGACCGACTTTGTCCTCCTCCCCTGTGACATCTCCTTCCCGTCCAACCTCACCCTCGCCTCCATTCTCGACAAGCACCGAGCTACCCCAGACGCTGTCCTTACGTCCGTCTTCTACGAGCCGACCGAGGCTGTccgcgagagcgaggagtCGATGCTTGTCGGATACGACAAGTACACAAATGAGCTTCTCCTCATCCAGGGCCTCGACACGGTCGAGGAAGACCTCGGCTTCCGCATGGCCCTCATTGACAAGCACCCCACGATTTCGCTGTCAAAGCGACTCCTCGACTCGCACATTTACGTCTTCCGCAACACtgtgctcgacctgctcgcgaCCCGCCAGTCCAAGGAGCTGAGCTCGATGCGCGAGCAGTTTGTCCCCTATCTCCTCAAGGGTGCCTGGCAGGACGGTCTGGGCCACCGCTGGTCGACGAGTGAGTGTTGGCTTTGTGGATAATGCTGATATCACAGTCCTCTCACCACCAAGGAGAGATCCCCTCGCTGGTGCGCTTGCACGCAGTATTACCACCCCCTACAACGAGGTCGGAACGTATGCGACCCTGTCTACCCCCTCGTCGACTGGTAGCAACGAGACGCCACTGCCCGATCTGCGCCACCCAAGTGCTGGCGACCAGCTTATCGCGTTCAAGGCGGAAGTTGGCAAGACGGGCAAGTCGGCGCGCAAGAGCAAGCAGAACACGCCAATCGGATGGACGTGCCGTGTCGTTATCCACAGGCCCGaggagcccgtcgtcgaggagaagccagcgcagggcaagggcaagcagaacggcaaggcggccgccggccccgagcccgaggtgcTCATCCGCGCCAACAACCTTGCTGGATACTGGGAGGTGAACCGCCGCCTTATCCGTTCGGTTGGTGCAGCCAACGCTGCAGCACTTGCGGCTGGAGTCGCACCCGTCCACCACCAGGTCACGAGCGGTGCTCAGCACGTCGGAGCGGGTGCGACTGCCACGACGGGCGGTAcgcctgctgccgctgcggcggctgacGCAATTTCATCCACGGCACAGatctcgcccgactcgctcatcggcgacggcgtgaggATCGGCGACCGCGCGAGCATCAAGAAGTGTGTTGTTGGCAGGCACTGCAACATTGGCAAGGGTGCCAAGCTCACGGGCTGCATCCTCTGGGACTGGGTCACGGTCGAGGACAATGCGCGCCTCGAGAACGTCATTCTCTGCGGCAACGTTAGAATTGGCGAAAAGGCCCAGATCAAGGACTGCGAGTTTGGCCCCGGATTCGAGGCCAAGCCCGGCGCGGTCATCAAGGGCGAGAGGTTGGTCGCCGGCCAGGAGGTTTGAGCGAGAGTAGAGCGCAGAGGTACCGCTGCCTGGCTTCTCTCCCGGTGCCACCCGCACCATATCCCATGTCCCATATCCACCTACACCTCGACTAGACTGTCTATGCATGCTGTCATGGCCCAGGTCTCTACAtggcgccgagaaggccgaggggTGGTCGCGAAGCGTGtgcgtgagcgtgagcgtgagcggggCACGGCCGAGCCAGCCGGGGTCGTGTCTATACAATGGGGCgagggcctcgtcggcgctcaaAGGCGCTTCTGCTTGGCGGCCTTTTCGGCAGCCTCGCGTGCGGCCTCTGATGTGTGTCAGCTTGTCGTAACGCGCACTCAAAGCTCGACCCAccctcctgctcggccttgcgctgcgcggcggcggcgtcgcgcttcttGCGGATCTCCTGGAGACGCGCAAGGTCCGACTTTGCCTGCTCGGtctggccggcggcgtgggcctTGGCATAgcgctcggcagccttcttcttctctgcggcctcgctgcgcggTGTCAGCGGAGTAGAAGATGGGGAGGGGGTAtcgcgcggcgctgaccACACGCAACCCGCGTGTGCGACGCAATTGTGCGACACAACCCCAGCGCGCTGGCACAC
It contains:
- the tif223 gene encoding putative translation initiation factor eIF-2B subunit gamma; amino-acid sequence: MSTLLDPRASRRVDTQDFSAVILVGYGENLYPLNEGTNVLSKALMPVGNVPIINIVLDWVFAGGLTDILIIVPPTAEAAISEYLAQTYSSFSHPRAHITLKSYTDGEDDDEQDGEEERAGTARILRRFRSLIKTDFVLLPCDISFPSNLTLASILDKHRATPDAVLTSVFYEPTEAVRESEESMLVGYDKYTNELLLIQGLDTVEEDLGFRMALIDKHPTISLSKRLLDSHIYVFRNTVLDLLATRQSKELSSMREQFVPYLLKGAWQDGLGHRWSTILSPPRRDPLAGALARSITTPYNEVGTYATLSTPSSTGSNETPLPDLRHPSAGDQLIAFKAEVGKTGKSARKSKQNTPIGWTCRVVIHRPEEPVVEEKPAQGKGKQNGKAAAGPEPEVLIRANNLAGYWEVNRRLIRSVGAANAAALAAGVAPVHHQVTSGAQHVGAGATATTGGTPAAAAAADAISSTAQISPDSLIGDGVRIGDRASIKKCVVGRHCNIGKGAKLTGCILWDWVTVEDNARLENVILCGNVRIGEKAQIKDCEFGPGFEAKPGAVIKGERLVAGQEV
- the utp15 gene encoding U3 small nucleolar RNA-associated protein 15, with product MDFQRTAELPQAPRATSSINPHSRHFHSFRHPLFIKQVAPVTHIHFSPAKPHRYAVTTSTRVLVYAPKTGKVVKTVTRFKDVARSGEFRKDGKLMVAGGDDGLVQVFDVASRAVLRTFKEHNQPVHVAHFSPHSGQVLSGSDDKTVKLWDVSTQSCLATLEGHTDYVRAAVFTEPHTILSSSYDSTVRLWDVRAPPHASNTMTMRHGGAPVEDVAAFPSGGVALSVGGPILRVWDLAMGKCVRALSNHQKTITSIAFDGTYGRVLTGGLDMMVKAYDVESWKVVHTMRYPAPILALAVSPDDTHIAAGMTDGTLSVRRRDPKASEAAAEEKKQAAIAGGAYEYFADMEAVFGRGHVKAKGAALPPVVGPADEIRIETRRREKLREFDRYLKAFKYSAALDAALKKTVRPTTTFALIHELVQRDALRVALTGRDDVTLEPVLAFLARHVTDPRFGESAADVVGVLVDIYAAQLGHSPLVDELLAKMHTSVERELGFQRELVKLRGALDMTLAQAAMSRLS